The Cucurbita pepo subsp. pepo cultivar mu-cu-16 chromosome LG08, ASM280686v2, whole genome shotgun sequence genome contains a region encoding:
- the LOC111799902 gene encoding E3 ubiquitin-protein ligase At1g63170-like → MRDSIPLYSSPIRTVDNSPLLGYSVADGFFRSRGFIRRSPQPLRGAVRLLRRASGRQMMLQEPSVRVRETAAEQLEERQSDWAYSKPIILLDLLWNLVFVAISFTILGLSTSENPSVPLRFWIIGYALQCIIHMSCVAAEYKRRHLTRDPARLERGSDWMSGDDSNSASGSDGDEELTVNEEEPSNLVKHIESANTLFSFIWWLLGFYWVTTGGQELIDDSPQLYWLCITFLAFDVVFVLICVAIACLVGVAICCCLPCIIAILYAVTDQEGATKEEIDRLPKYIFNRTCDVEKGIGDTQESTGGIMTKCDTDAPTKHFLRPEDSECSICLSAYENETELRELPCNHHFHCNCIDKWLHINATCPLCKFNILKPNGSSSEEV, encoded by the exons ATGCGTGATTCAATCCCACTCTACTCTTCCCCCATCCGGACGGTGGATAATTCGCCTCTGCTTGGCTATTCCGTCGCCGATGGATTCTTCCGATCGCGAGGGTTTATTCGTCGTTCGCCTCAGCCTCTTCGTGGTGCGGTTCGTCTTCTCCGCCGTGCAAGTGGCCGGCAGATGATGCTTCAAGAGCCCTCCGTTCGTGTTCGTGAAACCGCCGCCGAGCAGCTGGAGGAACGGCAGAGTGATTGGGCGTACTCGAAGCCGATAATCCTCTTGGACCTTCTATGGAACTTGGTTTTCGTCGCCATTAGTTTCACTATCCTAGGGCTCAGCACGAGCGAAAATCCTTCTGTGCCGCTTAGGTTTTGGATCATCGGATATGCTTTGCAGTGTATAATTCACATGTCCTGTGTTGCAGCTGAGTATAAGCGGCGGCACTTGACGAGAGACCCCGCCAGATTGGAGCGTGGCAGCGACTGGATGAGCGGCGATGACTCGAATTCCGCCTCTGGAAGTGATGGAGATGAAGAACTTACCGTGAATGAAGAAGAACCAAG CAATCTTGTGAAGCATATTGAGTCTGCAAATACCTTGTTCTCTTTCATCTGGTGGCTGCTAGGATTTTACTGGGTCACTACTGGAGGCCAAGAATTGATTGATGATTCACCTCAGCTATACTG GCTTTGTATTACATTCCTTGCTTTCGACGTCGTGTTTGTTCTGATTTGCGTCGCAATTGCCTGTCTTGTTGGTGTTGCTATTTGCTGCTGTCTTCCTTGCATAATTGCTATCTTGTATGCGGTTACCGATCAG GAAGGAGCAACGAAGGAGGAGATCGATCGCTTACCGAAGTACATATTCAACAGAACATGTGATGTTGAGAAAGGGATTGGTGATACTCAAGAATCTACTGGAGGAATAATGACTAAATGTGACACTGATGCACCTACCAAGCATTTTCTTCGCCCCGAAGATTCT GAGTGTAGCATCTGCCTCAGTGCTTACGAAAACGAAACGGAGCTACGAGAGCTGCCCTGTAACCACCATTTCCACTGCAACTGCATCGACAAATGGCTACACATCAATGCAACCTGCCCGCTCTGCAAGTTCAACATATTGAAGCCGAACGGTTCCAGTAGCGAAGAAGTGTGA
- the LOC111800077 gene encoding BON1-associated protein 2-like, translated as MAYAEFSSRTIEITVISGENLQVRGKPIKSKSDLFVTVRSDLQNDSVSTKIDRDGVGFPRWNEKLVVDLPMHAAFVIVEVCRRVSSRKIKIVGTARVPVADFTAGYLPESHLQFLSYRLRDKRGDRNGVVNLSVRVKMAAGVEIPLLQKQGIGVQVTVPMPETKIHGGSRGVVTGIPIWNFSYRGILFSSHD; from the coding sequence ATGGCGTATGCTGAATTTTCTTCACGAACAATCGAAATCACTGTGATATCGGGAGAGAATCTTCAAGTACGTGGAAAGCCGATCAAGAGCAAGAGCGATTTGTTCGTCACTGTTCGATCTGATCTTCAGAACGACTCTGTGAGCACGAAAATCGACCGCGACGGCGTTGGATTCCCGCGGTGGAATGAGAAGCTAGTCGTTGATCTCCCAATGCACGCGGCGTTTGTTATTGTGGAGGTTTGTCGCAGAGTTTCGAGTCGGAAAATCAAGATCGTCGGGACGGCTAGGGTTCCAGTGGCGGATTTTACTGCTGGATACTTGCCGGAAAGTCATCTGCAGTTTTTGAGTTACAGGTTGAGAGATAAGAGAGGCGATAGGAATGGAGTTGTTAACTTGTCTGTGAGAGTGAAGATGGCGGCAGGAGTTGAGATTCCTTTGTTGCAGAAGCAGGGGATTGGAGTTCAAGTAACGGTGCCGATGCCGGAAACAAAAATCCACGGCGGCAGCAGAGGAGTCGTAACTGGTATTCCTATATGGAATTTTAGTTACCgaggtattttattttcttctcatgATTAA
- the LOC111800980 gene encoding BON1-associated protein 2-like: MAPISRTLEITVISAEDLHRRRKSMKKKSFATVKIDSQNLGSTQIDDRGGSYPFWNNKMALNLPSNVSFMTVDVHSGNFSRNEIVGTANVPVSDFLGGFVPESYLHFLSYRLRDVRGKRNGIVNISVRVLASDHTSTSQTRKVQIPAEKTNFGGGVVIGIPMKFIE, from the coding sequence ATGGCTCCAATATCGAGAACTCTCGAAATAACGGTGATTTCTGCCGAAGATCTTCACCGTCGTCGGAAatcgatgaagaagaaatcattCGCGACCGTCAAAATCGACTCTCAGAATCTCGGCAGCACACAAATCGACGACAGAGGCGGTAGCTATCCTTTCTGGAACAATAAAATGGCGTTGAACTTGCCGTCGAATGTAAGTTTCATGACTGTAGATGTACATTCTGGAAATTTCTCGAGGAACGAGATCGTCGGAACTGCGAATGTTCCGGTATCGGACTTTTTAGGCGGCTTCGTGCCGGAAAGTTATCTACATTTCTTGAGTTACCGATTGCGAGATGTTAGAGGTAAGAGGAATGGAATCGTTAATATTTCTGTGAGAGTTTTGGCTTCCGATCATACGTCCACTTCACAAACGCGAAAAGTACAAATTCCGGCGGAGAAAACTAATTTCGGCGGCGGCGTAGTAATCGGAATCCCtatgaaatttattgaatag
- the LOC111800933 gene encoding cell division protein FtsY homolog, chloroplastic — MAAASLSQLSFLSNPSPRSLIVPSLRLTSPSRKGRVGGSRFRCSAGQTGFFTRLGRLLKEKAKSDVEKVFSGFSKTRDNLAVIDELLLYWNLAETDRVLDELEEALLVSDFGPRITIKIVESLRDDILSGKLKSGSEIKDALKKNVLELLKGKGSKTELQLGFRKPAVIMIVGVNGGGKTTSLGKLAFRLKNEGAKILMAAGDTFRAAASDQLEIWAERCGCEIVIAEKDNAKASSVLSQAVKKGKEGGFDIVLCDTSGRLHTNYSLMEELIACKKAVKKVMPGAPNEILQVLDGTTGLNMLPQAREFNDVVGITGLILTKLDGSARGGCVVSVVDELGIPVKFVGVGEGLEDLQPFDPEAFVDAIFS, encoded by the exons ATGGCCGCGGCCTCACTCTCTCAACTCTCCTTTCTCTCAAACCCTTCACCTCGAAGCTTAATCGTTCCATCTCTCCGGCTGACTTCTCCTTCCAGGAAAGGCCGCGTCGGTGGTTCTCGATTCAGATGCTCCGCTGGTCAGACGGGATTCTTCACTCGGCTTGGTAGGCTGCTTAAGGAGAAGGCCAAAAGCGATGTCGAGAAGGTCTTCTCGGGGTTCTCAAAGACTCGAGACAATCTTGCTGTTATTGATGAGCTTCTTCTTTACTGGAACCTTGCGGAAACCGATAGAGTTCTCGATGAACTCGAAGAG GCATTATTGGTGTCTGATTTCGGGCCGAGGATCACCATTAAGATCGTGGAGAGCTTGCGTGACGACATATTGTCTGGGAAGCTAAAATCGGGTAGTGAAATAAAG GATGCCTTAAAGAAGAATGTGTTGGAGTTGTTGAAAGGGAAGGGGAGCAAAACCGAACTTCAACTTGGATTCCG GAAACCAGCAGTGATTATGATAGTTGGTGTTAACGGAGGTGGAAAGACAACATCTCTTG GAAAGCTGGCTTTTAGACTAAAAAACGAAGGAGCCAAG ATATTGATGGCAGCTGGTGATACATTTAGAGCAGCTGCTAGTGATCAGCTGGAAATCTGGGCAGAGAGATGTGGATGTGAGATTGTTATTGCTGAAAAGGACAATGCCAAGGCGTCATCAG TTCTATCACAGGctgtaaagaaaggaaaagaaggtGGTTTTGACATTGTTTTGTGTGATACATCTGGAC GTCTGCATACAAATTATAGCTTGATGGAAGAGTTAATAGCATGTAAGAAAGCTGTGAAAAAGGTTATGCCCGGAGCACCTAAT GAGATCCTGCAGGTATTGGATGGGACAACTGGTTTGAATATGCTACCACAAGCAAGGGAGTTCAATGAT GTAGTTGGAATTACTGGTTTAATTTTGACAAAACTTGATGGTTCTGCAAGAGGTGGTTGTGTG GTCAGTGTGGTCGACGAGCTTGGCATCCCCGTAAAGTTTGTTGGCGTTGGTGAAGGGTTAGAAGATCTTCAACCTTTTGATCCAGAGGCCTTCGTTGATGCCATATTTTCATGA
- the LOC111799639 gene encoding acyl-coenzyme A thioesterase 13-like: MAKPSSPAASSLILESPAIQIKNMSEEDLHETIQMLNGLRGFVQIPDDCNTEGFYSDISRSHLRQLSLERGRITYLLIVKPVVSNIYGFLHGGFVAAAAEFSSIACARTVLGEDKALFLGELSISYLSGAPQNAEVVVDASVLRSGKSLTIISIEFRLQKTGKLVYTARSTLYSMPMPKL, encoded by the exons ATGGCGAAACCTTCTTCACCAGCAGCTTCTTCGTTGATCTTAGAGTCGCCGGCGATTCAGATAAAGAATATGTCTGAAGAAGATTTGCACGAAACTATCCAAATGCTCAATGGATTGAGAGGCTTCGTCCAAATTCCGGACGATTGCAACACCGAGGGCTTCTATTCCGACATCAGTCGCAGTCATCTCCGGCAGCTCAGCCTCGAACGAGGCCGTATCACCTACCTCCTCATCGTCAAACCTGTTGTCTCC aacattTATGGCTTTTTACATGGAGGATTTGTTGCTGCGGCTGCTGAGTTCTCATCAATTGCTTGTGCTAGAACTGTTCTGGGAGAGGATAAGGCATTATTTCTTGGGGAACTGAGCATTTCTTATCTCTCAGGCGCTCCACAAAAT GCAGAGGTTGTGGTAGACGCTTCTGTTTTAAGGAGTGGAAAAAGTTTGACCATAATTTCCATAGAGTTCAGACTTCAAAAGACAGGAAAGTTGGTCTACACAGCTCGCTCTACACTCTATAGCATGCCAATGCCGAagttataa
- the LOC111800738 gene encoding digalactosyldiacylglycerol synthase 2, chloroplastic isoform X1, with translation MDTKQHIAIFTTASLPWMTGTAVNPLFRAAYLSIGGDRKVTLVVPWLSIRDQELVYPSNTTFVLPSQQEKYIREWLEERIGSKFNFNLQFYPGKFAVDKRSILPVGDISEIIPDDESDIAILEEPEHLTWYHHGRRWKKKFKWVVGIIHTNYLEYVKREKNGAVEAFLLEHINRWVVHIYCHKVIRLSAATQDYPKSVICNVHGVNPKFLEIGKKKMEQRQDEDQVFGKGVYYIGKMIWSKGYRELLKLLGDHQKDLAGIEVDLFGNGEDSDEVQKAAQDLELSVKVHPGRDHTDPIFHDYKVFVNPSTTDVVCTTTAEALAMGKFVVCADHPSNEFFRQFPNCFLCDKSDAFVRGIFKALTEEPEPLTNAQMHELSWEAATERFLTAAELDQPLAKKPQRTRSKKFLSMSLQLGRKFDDASAYIHHVTLGFEGSRRAFGAVPGSLHPDEQQCKELGIASPSNKRGWNK, from the exons ATGGATACAAAGCAACATATTGCAATTTTTACCACGGCCAGTCTTCCATGGATGACTGGAACTGCAGTAAACCCTCTATTTCGTGCTGCCTATCTATCAATCGGTGGGGATAGAAAGGTCACACTGGTGGTTCCTTGGTTATCTATACGAGATCAGGAACTTGTATATCCCAGCAACACAACCTTCGTCTTACCCTCACAGCAGGAGAAATACATTCGGGAATGGCTCGAAGAAAGAATAggatcaaaattcaatttcaacctCCAATTTTATCCTGGGAAG TTTGCCGTAGATAAAAGGAGCATTCTCCCTGTTGGTGATATTTCAGAAATCATCCCTGATGACGAATCAGATATTGCTATCCTTGAGGAGCCGGagcatctaacatggtatcatcATGGAAGGagatggaaaaagaaattcaaatgggTGGTAGGAATTATCCATACCAACTATTTGGAATACGTTAAACGGGAGAAGAATGGGGCAGTTGAAGCTTTTCTTCTTGAACATATAAACAGATGGGTTGTTCATATCTATTGCCACAAG GTGATTAGGTTATCTGCTGCTACCCAGGATTATCCAAAGTCGGTTATCTGCAATGTTCATGGAGTCAATCCCAAATTCCTCGAGATAGgtaagaagaagatggaacaGCGACAAGATGAGGATCAAGTTTTTGGCAAAGGTGTCTATTATATAGGGAAGATGATATGGAGCAAGGGATACAGGGAGCTGCTTAAACTTCTTGGCGATCATCAGAAGGATTTAGCTGGGATTGAGGttgatttatttggaaatGGAGAAGATTCTGATGAAGTCCAGAAAGCTGCTCAAGACTTGGAATTATCTGTTAAAGTTCATCCTGGACGCGATCACACAGATCCGATCTTCCATGA ttACAAAGTGTTTGTGAATCCAAGCACCACAGACGTTGTTTGCACCACCACAGCTGAAGCATTGGCAATGGGCAAATTCGTTGTATGTGCTGATCATCCCTCAAATGAGTTCTTCAGGCAATTCCCAAACTGCTTTCTCTGTGACAAAAGTGATGCCTTTGTTAGGGGAATTTTCAAAGCACTGACTGAAGAACCCGAGCCGCTGACCAATGCGCAAATGCACGAGCTCTCGTGGGAGGCTGCAACAGAACGTTTCCTAACCGCTGCTGAACTCGACCAGCCACTTGCAAAGAAACCTCAAAGAACTCGTTCCAAAAAGTTTCTATCTATGTCATTGCAGCTTGGTAGAAAGTTTGATGATGCATCAGCATATATACATCATGTGACTCTTGGGTTCGAGGGGTCTCGACGAGCGTTCGGGGCTGTCCCCGGAAGCCTGCATCCAGATGAACAACAATGCAAAGAGTTGGGAATAGCTAGTCCTTCTAACAAAAGAGGTTGGAACAAGTGA